From one Fundidesulfovibrio putealis DSM 16056 genomic stretch:
- a CDS encoding ABC transporter permease, giving the protein MSGRTSKIALWALALAIPLLAGAAIFAFMGANPLTAYSVMFEGAFGTWARFSEVLVKASALTLTGLAVILAARMNLWNIGCEGQLVMGAIFASGFALWLGNTLPSLILLPILFLGGAAGGAVWASGPAWLRSRLGVSEIISTLLLNYVAIALMEHMFFGPWRDPAGFGFPGTAIFADAAHLPRFPGTRVHPGLIFGLIGAGLLAWALAKTRWGFELTVMGLGPKAADYAGMDAAKRGFWVLILSGAIAGLAGMAEVTAIHHRLQQGVAVGYGYDGVIVACLARLRPGLAPVGAVVLAAVLVGGEYLQTRMRLPSAASLVIEAALLFSLLWLQTRTAKR; this is encoded by the coding sequence ATGAGCGGACGCACCAGCAAGATCGCGCTCTGGGCGCTGGCCCTGGCCATTCCCCTGCTGGCCGGAGCGGCCATCTTCGCGTTCATGGGGGCCAACCCCCTGACCGCCTACTCCGTGATGTTCGAGGGCGCTTTCGGCACCTGGGCGCGCTTCTCCGAGGTGCTGGTCAAGGCTTCGGCACTGACCCTGACCGGGCTGGCCGTGATCCTGGCCGCGCGCATGAACCTGTGGAACATAGGCTGCGAGGGACAATTGGTGATGGGCGCGATCTTCGCGTCGGGGTTTGCGCTCTGGCTTGGAAACACGCTGCCGTCGCTGATTCTTTTGCCGATACTCTTCCTTGGCGGCGCGGCTGGCGGCGCGGTCTGGGCCAGCGGTCCGGCGTGGCTGCGCTCGCGCCTTGGGGTCAGCGAGATCATCTCCACGCTGCTGCTCAACTACGTGGCCATAGCCCTGATGGAGCACATGTTTTTTGGCCCCTGGCGCGACCCGGCGGGCTTCGGCTTTCCCGGCACGGCCATCTTCGCAGACGCGGCGCACCTGCCGCGCTTCCCCGGAACCCGCGTGCATCCGGGCTTGATCTTCGGCCTTATCGGCGCGGGCCTGCTGGCCTGGGCGCTGGCCAAGACCCGCTGGGGCTTCGAGCTGACCGTCATGGGCCTTGGCCCCAAGGCTGCGGACTACGCGGGCATGGACGCCGCTAAACGCGGCTTCTGGGTGCTGATCTTAAGCGGAGCCATAGCGGGACTTGCCGGAATGGCCGAAGTGACGGCCATCCACCACCGCCTGCAACAGGGAGTGGCCGTGGGCTACGGGTACGACGGCGTGATCGTGGCCTGCCTGGCCCGGCTGCGGCCAGGGCTTGCTCCTGTCGGGGCCGTGGTGCTGGCGGCGGTGCTGGTGGGCGGCGAATATTTGCAGACCAGGATGCGCCTGCCCTCGGCGGCCAGCCTGGTCATCGAG
- a CDS encoding ABC transporter ATP-binding protein, producing MSHASVSLELSGITKRFGPTVANDKVSIMAHAGEIHALLGENGAGKSTLMSILSGRYHPDEGEIRLNGEAVRFESPADALRRGVGMVHQRFMLVDAFTVTENVALAAGGGMILDLEGEAARIRELSERFGLEAHPDRKVCELSMGERQRVEILKLLRLGAQVLIFDEPTSVLTPTEIDSFCEVLRTLRREGRTIVFITHKLEEALELSDRISILRRGKLVARTTPTEAGGKRNLARMMVGREVIFAIDKPPVPIGPQVLVVKGLTGGNEPGRPTFQDIDLDLRRGEVLAVVGVAGNGQTELTEALAGLAPCFAGSVEFGGTTHPGALWAKAPKDALAYVPEDRHHEGSIPPLSLTHNFLLTRLKDFTRGMLLDWTGGSAATRQAIKRFAIKAEGPEQASGELSGGNLQKLLLARELSRRPEVLVVHQPTQGLDVGASEDVWRSLLEAREHAGVLIVTGDLTEALTLADRVAVMFAGRILGVVDAAEPDQVARISPMMAGVRQ from the coding sequence GTGAGCCACGCGAGCGTCAGCCTGGAGCTCTCAGGCATCACCAAGCGTTTCGGCCCCACCGTGGCCAACGACAAGGTGAGCATCATGGCCCACGCGGGCGAGATCCACGCCCTGCTGGGCGAGAACGGCGCGGGCAAGTCCACGCTCATGTCCATCCTGTCCGGGCGCTACCACCCCGACGAGGGCGAGATACGCTTAAACGGCGAGGCCGTGCGCTTCGAGTCCCCTGCCGACGCCCTGCGCCGGGGCGTGGGCATGGTGCACCAGCGCTTCATGCTGGTGGACGCCTTCACCGTGACTGAAAACGTGGCCCTGGCGGCAGGCGGCGGCATGATCCTGGACCTTGAGGGCGAAGCAGCGCGCATCCGGGAACTCTCGGAGCGCTTCGGCCTGGAGGCCCATCCGGACCGCAAGGTCTGCGAGCTGTCCATGGGCGAGCGCCAGCGCGTGGAGATCCTCAAGCTCCTGCGCCTGGGAGCCCAGGTGCTCATCTTCGACGAGCCCACATCGGTGCTTACCCCAACCGAGATCGACAGCTTCTGCGAGGTGCTGCGCACGCTTCGCCGCGAAGGCCGCACCATCGTGTTCATCACCCACAAGCTGGAGGAGGCCCTGGAGCTCTCCGACCGCATCTCCATCCTGCGCCGGGGCAAGCTGGTGGCCCGCACGACCCCGACCGAAGCCGGGGGCAAGCGCAACCTGGCCCGCATGATGGTGGGGCGCGAGGTGATCTTCGCCATCGACAAGCCCCCCGTGCCCATCGGGCCGCAGGTGCTGGTGGTCAAGGGCCTGACCGGCGGCAACGAACCGGGCCGCCCGACGTTTCAGGACATCGACCTGGACCTGCGCCGGGGCGAGGTGCTGGCCGTGGTGGGCGTGGCCGGAAACGGCCAGACGGAGCTCACCGAGGCGCTGGCCGGGCTTGCCCCCTGCTTCGCCGGAAGCGTGGAGTTCGGCGGCACGACGCATCCGGGCGCGCTCTGGGCCAAGGCTCCCAAAGACGCCCTGGCCTACGTCCCCGAAGACCGCCACCACGAGGGCAGCATCCCGCCGCTGTCGCTCACCCACAACTTTCTGCTCACCCGCCTGAAGGACTTCACGCGCGGCATGCTGCTGGACTGGACCGGAGGCTCTGCCGCCACCCGCCAGGCAATAAAGCGCTTCGCCATCAAGGCCGAGGGGCCGGAGCAGGCCTCCGGGGAGCTCTCCGGCGGCAACCTCCAGAAACTTCTTTTGGCCCGCGAGCTGTCGCGCAGGCCCGAGGTGCTCGTGGTGCATCAGCCGACCCAGGGCCTGGACGTGGGCGCGTCCGAAGACGTGTGGCGAAGCCTGCTGGAGGCGCGCGAGCACGCGGGCGTGTTGATAGTCACCGGCGACCTCACCGAGGCCCTGACCCTGGCCGACCGCGTGGCCGTCATGTTTGCGGGCCGTATTCTTGGCGTGGTGGACGCAGCCGAGCCGGATCAGGTGGCGCGCATAAGCCCCATGATGGCGGGGGTGCGCCAATGA
- a CDS encoding type I phosphoribosyltransferase has translation MTYERPVRESGEKFTLEVEGLGYAVQLPWVWLPADSGEIRIASLDLVGQTRLNRDLGRLLAAKLRPLLAGKKRVAMLTAVEKSLQLAQVVAEELGFDEIAVAHNRVKPHMEPARRPVLQVGADSITSGDKFLALYERSLSIVNEAADGVILLDDVISTGSTMLALQALLESSARFANLPAVPPVLAMACAAVEGTPAIEPVVSVAQLPAPIFRARS, from the coding sequence ATGACCTATGAACGCCCCGTGCGCGAGTCCGGAGAGAAATTCACCCTCGAGGTGGAAGGCTTGGGCTACGCCGTCCAGCTTCCCTGGGTATGGCTGCCCGCCGACAGCGGAGAAATCCGCATCGCCTCCCTGGACCTCGTCGGCCAGACCCGCCTGAACCGCGACCTGGGCCGCCTGCTGGCCGCCAAGCTGCGCCCGCTGCTGGCCGGAAAGAAGCGCGTGGCCATGCTCACCGCCGTGGAAAAGTCCCTGCAACTGGCCCAGGTGGTGGCCGAGGAGCTGGGCTTCGACGAGATCGCCGTGGCCCACAACCGGGTGAAGCCCCACATGGAACCCGCTCGCCGCCCCGTGCTCCAGGTGGGCGCGGACTCCATCACCAGCGGCGACAAATTTCTCGCACTCTACGAGCGCTCCCTGTCCATCGTGAACGAGGCCGCAGACGGCGTCATCCTGCTGGACGACGTGATCTCCACCGGGTCCACCATGCTGGCCCTCCAGGCCTTGCTGGAATCCTCCGCCCGCTTCGCGAATCTTCCCGCCGTCCCGCCGGTGCTGGCCATGGCCTGCGCCGCAGTGGAGGGAACCCCGGCGATCGAACCCGTGGTGAGCGTGGCCCAGCTGCCCGCGCCCATATTCCGGGCGCGCTCGTGA
- a CDS encoding BMP family ABC transporter substrate-binding protein: protein MRRRSLIVLCCLAVLTALPGLAQAAKLKVAFALLGTINDQGWNHAHYVGIEDLKRQLGDKIEVSYTENVQAADAERVFRQYAQDGYDIIFGTTFEHMDPMLQVAKDFPNTAFEHCSGYKLAPNMGNYMARIEQGEYLVGYMAGLMGYNNVGTVATNPIPEPIRGINGFTHGLLRGLKESGAKFNPDSVNTVVWLKSWRDPIGETTMSEALVQRGCTLIRQMADTPDASLAACAKNVPAIGYGADAAQFGAKCVLVSTIWNWGKFYVELVQAKLDGKWKAEELYWGFEKDALKLSPYGDKVPAPIRQKVDAELDLMKKGTDNSFLGPMVAQDGKVMIPEGARASVKELYTMRWLLKGVNGKLPE, encoded by the coding sequence ATGCGCAGGCGCTCGCTCATCGTTCTCTGCTGTCTGGCGGTGCTCACCGCCCTGCCCGGACTGGCCCAGGCCGCCAAACTCAAGGTGGCTTTCGCCCTTCTCGGCACAATCAACGACCAGGGCTGGAACCACGCCCACTACGTGGGAATCGAGGACCTCAAGCGACAGCTGGGCGACAAGATCGAGGTGAGCTACACCGAGAACGTCCAGGCCGCCGACGCCGAGCGCGTGTTCCGCCAGTACGCCCAGGACGGCTACGACATCATCTTCGGCACCACCTTCGAGCACATGGACCCCATGCTCCAGGTGGCCAAGGACTTCCCCAACACCGCCTTCGAGCACTGTTCCGGCTACAAGCTGGCCCCCAACATGGGCAACTACATGGCCCGCATCGAGCAGGGCGAGTACCTCGTCGGCTACATGGCCGGCCTGATGGGCTATAACAACGTGGGCACCGTGGCCACCAACCCCATCCCCGAGCCCATCCGCGGCATCAACGGCTTCACCCACGGCCTGCTGCGCGGCCTGAAGGAATCCGGCGCGAAGTTCAACCCGGACAGCGTGAACACCGTGGTCTGGCTGAAGAGCTGGCGCGACCCCATCGGCGAAACCACCATGAGCGAAGCCCTGGTGCAGCGCGGCTGCACCCTGATCCGCCAGATGGCCGACACCCCCGACGCCTCCCTGGCCGCCTGCGCCAAGAACGTCCCGGCCATCGGCTACGGCGCGGACGCCGCCCAGTTCGGCGCGAAATGCGTGCTGGTCTCCACCATCTGGAACTGGGGCAAGTTCTACGTGGAGCTGGTCCAGGCCAAGCTCGACGGCAAGTGGAAGGCCGAGGAGCTCTACTGGGGCTTCGAAAAGGACGCCCTGAAGCTCTCCCCCTACGGCGACAAGGTGCCCGCGCCCATCCGCCAGAAGGTGGACGCCGAGCTTGACCTGATGAAGAAAGGCACCGACAACTCCTTCCTCGGCCCCATGGTCGCCCAGGACGGCAAGGTGATGATCCCCGAAGGCGCGCGCGCCTCCGTCAAGGAACTCTACACCATGCGCTGGCTGCTCAAGGGCGTGAACGGAAAGCTGCCCGAGTAA
- a CDS encoding two-component system sensor histidine kinase NtrB, translating into MADESRDLEKQITDLRGQVADLSRRERHCQMLRRMLDDLREEYLSLAQSAPDAIISADDRGRVVFWNLAAQNLFGYEPAEIMGRNVAMLMPERYREMHDRGFEAALRAGRALKPHLPFESVALRKDGTEFPIELTHSSWKRGADLFFAAFIRDISERKRYEKLREDVERIIRHDLKSPLLGIVGFAKLLLEEKALPEKQREWARLIHDSGMQMNHLLANSQAMLRIHEGSYQVTPAPVDLARLLDDLGKRFEPAMHEKRVGYSCDLQVGEGGPSACTIQGEEAFLDDMLSNLIKNAVEASPPGEAVNVGVRHEDGFVLIDIHNKGVIPPEIREKFFQPYVTSGKMGGTGLGAHSALLIARAHEGEISFTSDEAEGTHILVRLPESGKPA; encoded by the coding sequence ATGGCCGACGAATCACGCGATCTTGAAAAGCAGATCACCGACCTGCGCGGGCAGGTGGCAGACCTGTCGCGCCGGGAGCGCCATTGCCAGATGCTCCGGCGCATGCTGGACGACCTGCGCGAGGAATATCTTTCGCTGGCGCAGTCCGCCCCGGACGCCATCATCTCGGCGGACGACCGGGGGCGCGTGGTGTTCTGGAACCTGGCCGCGCAGAACCTGTTCGGGTACGAACCGGCTGAAATAATGGGCCGCAACGTGGCGATGCTCATGCCGGAGCGCTACCGCGAGATGCACGACCGGGGCTTCGAGGCGGCGCTCCGGGCGGGCAGGGCGCTTAAGCCCCACCTGCCTTTCGAGAGCGTGGCGCTTCGCAAGGACGGCACGGAGTTTCCCATCGAGCTGACGCATTCCAGCTGGAAGCGCGGCGCGGACCTCTTTTTTGCGGCCTTCATCCGCGACATCTCCGAGCGCAAGCGCTACGAAAAGCTGCGCGAGGACGTGGAGCGCATCATCCGCCACGACCTCAAGTCGCCGCTTCTGGGCATCGTGGGGTTCGCGAAGCTCCTGCTGGAGGAAAAGGCACTGCCGGAGAAGCAGCGCGAGTGGGCGCGGCTCATTCACGATTCGGGCATGCAGATGAACCACCTGCTGGCCAACTCGCAGGCCATGCTGCGCATCCACGAGGGCAGCTATCAGGTCACGCCCGCTCCGGTGGATCTGGCCAGGCTGCTGGACGACCTGGGCAAGCGCTTCGAGCCTGCCATGCACGAGAAGCGGGTGGGGTATTCCTGCGACTTGCAGGTCGGAGAGGGCGGCCCTTCCGCCTGCACCATCCAGGGGGAGGAAGCCTTCCTGGACGACATGCTCTCCAACCTCATCAAGAACGCGGTGGAGGCGTCGCCGCCCGGCGAGGCCGTGAACGTGGGGGTGAGGCACGAGGACGGCTTCGTGCTGATCGACATCCACAACAAGGGCGTCATCCCGCCGGAAATCCGCGAGAAGTTCTTCCAGCCCTACGTAACCAGCGGCAAGATGGGCGGGACGGGGCTTGGCGCGCACAGCGCCTTATTGATCGCCCGCGCGCACGAAGGCGAGATATCGTTCACCTCGGACGAGGCAGAGGGCACGCACATCCTGGTGCGGCTGCCGGAATCCGGGAAACCAGCCTAG
- a CDS encoding ATP-binding protein yields the protein MNGDIPLARLEFFRKEIGLDETKLTAIRPYADKLSSRARKAGAYLDGLFRKVAPRTRMELTLEYFNGTLREFWFRWYSELWTRPWDDEFLSDLWRQGVYSARMGIELQYMMLGEVKCRQLFIRAVREDVPLDKRGPVASAVNDLLDLCLMVRVKGHASYNSQCAEPLLQGLFHQTRNPLTIIGGTAMRLMRSGGPEVKGMAQVILDEALRLERLTRDISTYNSLEMAEPTFQEVPIIAFLEQVLDGLASGPDWPEGMRTTLALAPEHPVIEADPALLKELFKEVLMNAIQAMPATERSLSVTSRVDQATPSHLSIIVLGCGELPRGGEVDELFLPFHSTKPQGTGFGLAIARAAARKCFGRVTLEQTPEGVACTVKLPLKGQIDGTDLQTQQDF from the coding sequence ATGAACGGCGACATCCCGCTTGCCCGGCTGGAGTTCTTCCGCAAGGAAATCGGCCTGGACGAGACCAAGCTCACGGCCATCCGCCCCTACGCCGACAAGCTCTCCTCCCGCGCGCGCAAGGCCGGGGCCTATCTGGACGGCCTCTTCCGCAAGGTCGCGCCCCGCACCCGGATGGAGCTCACGCTCGAGTACTTCAACGGCACGCTCAGGGAGTTCTGGTTCCGCTGGTACTCCGAGCTGTGGACGCGCCCCTGGGACGACGAATTCCTCTCCGATCTGTGGCGCCAGGGCGTCTACTCCGCCCGGATGGGCATTGAGCTCCAGTACATGATGCTGGGCGAGGTCAAGTGCCGCCAGCTCTTCATCCGCGCCGTGCGCGAGGACGTGCCCCTGGACAAGCGCGGCCCCGTGGCCTCCGCCGTCAACGATCTTTTGGACCTGTGCCTCATGGTGCGCGTCAAGGGCCACGCCTCCTACAACTCCCAGTGCGCCGAGCCGCTTTTGCAGGGGTTGTTTCACCAGACCAGAAACCCCCTGACCATCATCGGCGGCACGGCCATGCGCCTCATGCGCTCGGGCGGGCCGGAGGTGAAGGGCATGGCCCAGGTGATCCTGGACGAGGCCCTGCGCCTGGAGCGCCTGACCCGCGACATATCCACCTACAACTCCCTGGAAATGGCCGAACCGACGTTCCAGGAAGTGCCCATCATCGCGTTCCTGGAGCAGGTGCTGGACGGGTTGGCTTCCGGGCCGGACTGGCCGGAGGGCATGCGGACAACGCTCGCCCTGGCCCCGGAGCACCCCGTGATCGAAGCCGACCCGGCGCTTCTCAAGGAGCTCTTCAAGGAAGTGCTGATGAACGCCATCCAGGCCATGCCCGCAACCGAGCGCAGCCTGTCCGTCACCTCCCGCGTGGATCAGGCCACGCCGTCGCACCTGAGCATCATAGTCCTGGGCTGCGGCGAACTCCCCAGGGGAGGCGAGGTGGACGAGTTGTTCCTCCCCTTCCATTCGACAAAACCACAAGGCACCGGCTTCGGCCTGGCCATCGCCAGGGCGGCGGCGCGCAAATGCTTCGGGCGCGTGACGCTGGAGCAGACCCCCGAAGGCGTGGCCTGCACCGTGAAGCTGCCCCTCAAGGGGCAGATCGACGGCACGGACCTTCAGACCCAACAGGATTTCTAG
- a CDS encoding BaiN/RdsA family NAD(P)/FAD-dependent oxidoreductase, translated as MPYHGRMLGYDVVIIGAGASGLFCALTAARRGLSVAVFDHNAQTGKKLKVTGGGRCNFGNTHVGPENFLCANPHFCVSALSRFGPLAFKEFLEQNGLSSVEQDHGQLFCREGALSVAELLDRLCRQAGVHFYMDVRIKNIERTEEFRVTYPGGTVPGRNLVVAAGGLAWPQVGSSCFGYGVAETFGMELVEPRPALTPLNFGPGWQMSTLSGIAVPARVSFGSASFEDALLFTHKGLSGPSILQISNYWQPGKPISINLVPNVSPEEVINKARTTKSQVKTILSRLLPARLAASVVPPEMGAKPVAQLRKEEAAWLVKRLTAWEVTPKELAGYKKAEVTAGGVDTKAISSKTMESLAAPNLYFIGEVMDVTGQLGGYNLHWAWASAFAAGQSFKLPE; from the coding sequence ATGCCGTATCATGGCCGGATGTTAGGGTACGACGTCGTCATCATTGGTGCCGGAGCTTCCGGCCTGTTCTGTGCGCTCACCGCTGCCCGCAGGGGTTTGAGCGTGGCCGTCTTCGATCACAACGCCCAGACCGGCAAGAAGCTGAAAGTCACCGGCGGCGGCCGCTGCAACTTCGGCAACACCCACGTCGGCCCGGAAAACTTCCTGTGCGCCAACCCGCACTTCTGCGTGTCGGCCTTGAGCCGCTTCGGTCCGCTGGCCTTCAAGGAATTCCTGGAGCAGAACGGGCTCTCCAGCGTGGAGCAGGACCACGGCCAGCTCTTCTGCCGCGAGGGAGCCTTGAGCGTGGCCGAGCTGCTGGACAGGCTCTGCCGTCAGGCGGGCGTCCACTTCTACATGGACGTGCGCATAAAGAACATCGAGCGAACCGAGGAGTTCCGCGTCACCTACCCCGGCGGCACCGTGCCGGGGCGCAACCTCGTGGTGGCTGCGGGCGGTCTGGCCTGGCCCCAGGTGGGGTCATCCTGTTTCGGCTACGGCGTGGCCGAGACCTTCGGCATGGAGCTCGTGGAGCCGCGCCCGGCGCTCACGCCGCTGAACTTCGGCCCCGGCTGGCAGATGTCCACGCTGTCCGGCATCGCCGTGCCCGCGCGGGTCAGTTTCGGCTCCGCCAGTTTCGAGGACGCCCTGCTCTTCACCCACAAGGGACTGAGCGGCCCGAGCATCCTTCAGATTTCCAACTACTGGCAGCCCGGCAAGCCCATAAGCATTAACCTCGTGCCGAACGTCTCCCCCGAAGAGGTCATCAACAAGGCCAGGACCACCAAGTCCCAGGTGAAGACCATCCTCTCGCGGCTTCTGCCCGCGCGGCTGGCGGCTTCGGTCGTGCCGCCGGAGATGGGCGCCAAGCCCGTGGCCCAGCTGCGCAAGGAAGAGGCCGCGTGGCTCGTGAAGCGCCTCACCGCCTGGGAGGTCACCCCCAAGGAGCTGGCCGGATACAAGAAGGCCGAAGTGACGGCGGGCGGCGTGGACACCAAGGCCATCTCCTCCAAAACCATGGAGAGTCTGGCCGCGCCCAACCTGTACTTCATCGGGGAGGTCATGGACGTCACGGGGCAGCTTGGCGGATACAACCTGCACTGGGCCTGGGCTTCGGCCTTTGCCGCCGGGCAGTCCTTCAAGCTGCCGGAGTAA
- a CDS encoding C40 family peptidase codes for MAVDVSAHLSAQSAASAAESGFHPRLRPRSTRVRAFEDTLAETLASTPTGSGGDAGTSAPYAAKAQASRFHEVRGQILLTTQADSRTSGNEVRGRIILPADDAVKPPDQAPEAAPQPVSSPASGPAPGPAAKPAQFTPEEESLLHVAARVSAPARRSASAKTPSRGDSPPAQAAVAAQVSQPGQTGQTGDLESLIKTASAQLGKRYSFGGESPRQGFDCSGLSSYVYSRNGLDLPRSSREQYSQGAPVERDKLRKGDLVFFGRKGVNHVGIYLDDGKFIHAASSGGAVKVGDLDDPLWNKLYAGARRVL; via the coding sequence ATGGCCGTAGACGTGTCCGCCCATCTTTCAGCGCAATCCGCCGCCAGCGCGGCGGAGTCCGGCTTTCATCCGAGGCTCAGGCCCCGGTCCACGCGGGTGCGTGCGTTCGAAGACACGTTGGCCGAAACCCTGGCCAGCACGCCGACAGGTTCCGGGGGCGACGCCGGTACGTCCGCGCCATATGCCGCGAAAGCTCAAGCATCCCGGTTCCATGAGGTGCGCGGCCAGATACTGCTGACCACCCAGGCGGACAGCCGCACAAGCGGAAACGAAGTGCGCGGCAGGATAATCCTGCCCGCAGATGACGCCGTAAAGCCCCCCGATCAAGCTCCCGAAGCCGCCCCCCAGCCTGTTTCCTCACCCGCATCCGGGCCCGCGCCTGGGCCTGCGGCCAAGCCAGCCCAGTTCACGCCGGAAGAGGAATCCCTGCTGCACGTTGCCGCGCGCGTCAGCGCTCCGGCGCGCCGGAGCGCAAGCGCCAAGACGCCGTCGCGCGGCGATTCCCCCCCGGCCCAGGCAGCCGTTGCAGCGCAAGTCTCCCAACCCGGCCAGACTGGCCAGACCGGAGACCTGGAATCGCTCATCAAGACCGCCTCGGCGCAGCTGGGCAAGCGCTACTCCTTCGGCGGGGAGAGCCCGCGCCAGGGTTTCGACTGTTCCGGGCTCTCAAGCTACGTGTACTCCAGGAACGGGCTGGACCTGCCCCGCAGCTCCCGCGAGCAGTACTCCCAGGGCGCACCCGTGGAGCGCGACAAGCTCCGCAAAGGCGATCTGGTGTTTTTCGGGCGCAAGGGCGTCAACCACGTGGGAATTTATCTGGACGACGGCAAATTCATCCACGCCGCGTCCTCTGGCGGGGCCGTGAAGGTCGGCGACCTGGACGATCCGCTCTGGAACAAGCTCTACGCGGGGGCGCGGCGCGTCCTGTAG
- a CDS encoding exodeoxyribonuclease III translates to MILYSWNVNGLRATAGKGFNEWLQSSGADVVGIQETKLQKDHEAGFSQVPGYTVNFLSSTVKKGYSGVGVYTRPAPLAVNAELPDPQFGGEGRLLHLEYPEFHFFNVYFPNGQMGQHRLDFKLAYYEAFLAHAQELRKHKPIVACGDFNTAHTELDLKNAKSNEKTSGFLPEERAWLDRFIAAGYVDTFRMFEPGGGHYTWWDYRFQARARNVGWRIDYFFVSEELRPKVARAWIADEVMGSDHCPVGLELAI, encoded by the coding sequence ATGATTCTGTATTCGTGGAACGTGAACGGCCTGCGGGCCACGGCAGGCAAAGGTTTCAACGAGTGGCTCCAGTCATCAGGGGCCGACGTGGTGGGCATCCAGGAGACCAAGCTCCAGAAGGACCATGAGGCAGGCTTCTCGCAGGTTCCCGGCTACACGGTGAACTTCCTGTCCAGCACGGTCAAGAAGGGCTATTCCGGCGTGGGGGTGTACACCCGCCCCGCTCCGCTGGCCGTCAACGCGGAGCTGCCCGATCCGCAGTTCGGCGGCGAAGGGCGGCTTTTGCACCTGGAATACCCGGAGTTCCACTTCTTCAACGTCTACTTCCCCAACGGCCAGATGGGCCAGCACCGGCTGGACTTCAAGCTGGCCTACTACGAGGCCTTCCTGGCCCACGCCCAGGAGCTTCGCAAGCACAAGCCCATCGTGGCCTGCGGCGACTTCAACACCGCCCACACCGAGCTTGACCTGAAGAACGCCAAGTCCAACGAGAAGACCTCCGGGTTCCTGCCCGAGGAGCGGGCCTGGCTGGACCGGTTCATCGCCGCCGGATACGTGGACACCTTCCGCATGTTCGAGCCGGGCGGGGGCCACTACACATGGTGGGACTACCGCTTCCAGGCCAGGGCGAGAAACGTGGGCTGGCGCATCGACTACTTCTTCGTGTCCGAGGAGCTGCGCCCCAAGGTGGCCAGGGCCTGGATAGCCGACGAGGTCATGGGCTCGGACCACTGCCCGGTGGGATTGGAGCTTGCTATTTAG
- a CDS encoding metallophosphoesterase family protein encodes MPSDTPYWIAFGDIHGHVNRLSDIPELPGAAGVIITGDLTNRGGVTEAARVVEAVSAINPRVMAQIGNMDYEPVQVWLDESGRGIHAHAVELAPGLGLMGVGWSSPTPFGTPSEAPDGQLAEWLEETYEKARKFKHLILVSHTPPHNTTADVVGPGTHVGSKAVRAFIERVKPELCITGHIHEARGTDMIGETLVINPGDLASGGYVLVGFKGGKVTGELRIMDTGERRGK; translated from the coding sequence ATGCCCAGCGACACCCCCTACTGGATCGCCTTCGGCGACATTCACGGCCATGTGAACCGGCTTTCGGACATACCCGAGCTGCCGGGTGCCGCTGGCGTCATCATCACGGGCGACCTGACCAATCGGGGCGGGGTCACGGAGGCGGCGCGCGTGGTCGAGGCCGTGTCGGCCATCAACCCGCGCGTCATGGCCCAGATCGGCAACATGGACTATGAGCCGGTGCAGGTCTGGCTGGACGAGTCAGGCCGGGGCATCCACGCGCACGCAGTGGAGCTGGCTCCGGGGCTGGGCCTTATGGGCGTGGGCTGGTCCAGCCCGACGCCCTTCGGCACGCCGAGCGAGGCCCCGGACGGCCAGCTGGCCGAGTGGCTGGAAGAAACCTATGAGAAGGCCAGAAAGTTCAAGCACCTGATTCTGGTGTCGCACACGCCGCCCCACAACACCACGGCGGACGTGGTCGGGCCTGGAACGCACGTGGGCTCGAAGGCTGTGCGCGCCTTCATCGAGCGGGTTAAGCCGGAGCTGTGCATCACCGGGCACATCCACGAGGCGCGCGGCACGGACATGATCGGCGAGACGCTGGTGATAAATCCTGGCGATCTGGCCTCGGGCGGCTACGTGCTCGTCGGGTTCAAGGGCGGCAAGGTCACGGGAGAACTTCGGATAATGGACACAGGGGAGCGCCGGGGCAAATGA